One window from the genome of Acinetobacter lanii encodes:
- the rplA gene encoding 50S ribosomal protein L1 — translation MAKLTKRQKAIAAAVEANKVYTLEEAVQVLTSLPAVKFKESLDVSVNLGVDPRKSDQVVRGATTLPAGTGKTVRVAVFAQGAAAEAAKAEGADVVGFDDLAESIQAGNLDFDVVIAAPDAMRVVGKLGTILGPRGLMPNPKVGTVTPDVATAVKNAKAGQARYRVDKAGIIHAAIGQVGFEAAAVRQNVEALVADLKKAKPATSKGVYIKKITLSSTMGPGLTIDVANVTA, via the coding sequence ATGGCTAAATTAACTAAACGTCAAAAAGCGATTGCTGCCGCTGTAGAAGCAAACAAAGTTTATACTTTGGAAGAAGCTGTACAAGTGTTAACAAGCCTTCCTGCTGTTAAATTCAAAGAATCTTTGGATGTTTCAGTAAACCTAGGTGTTGACCCTCGTAAATCTGACCAAGTTGTTCGTGGCGCGACTACACTTCCTGCAGGTACTGGTAAAACTGTACGTGTAGCTGTGTTTGCTCAAGGCGCTGCTGCTGAAGCTGCTAAAGCTGAAGGCGCGGACGTTGTTGGTTTTGATGATCTTGCTGAAAGCATCCAAGCGGGTAACCTTGACTTCGACGTAGTAATTGCTGCTCCAGATGCAATGCGCGTTGTTGGTAAATTAGGTACGATTCTTGGTCCACGTGGCTTAATGCCAAACCCGAAAGTGGGTACTGTAACTCCTGACGTAGCAACTGCAGTTAAAAATGCAAAAGCTGGTCAAGCACGTTACCGTGTAGACAAAGCGGGTATCATCCACGCTGCGATCGGTCAAGTTGGCTTTGAGGCTGCTGCTGTTCGTCAAAACGTTGAAGCACTAGTTGCTGACCTTAAGAAAGCAAAACCTGCGACTTCTAAAGGTGTTTACATCAAAAAGATCACTTTGAGCTCAACTATGGGTCCTGGTCTTACTATTGATGTAGCAAACGTTACTGCTTAA
- the rplK gene encoding 50S ribosomal protein L11 has translation MAKKIDGYIKLQVPAGKANPSPPIGPALGQRGVNIMAFCKEFNAATQKLEAGLPIPVVITVYNDKSFTFIMKTPPAAILLKKAAGIQKGSAVPNKTKVGKLTRAQLEEIATTKEPDLTGADLDARVRTIAGSARSMGLEVEL, from the coding sequence ATGGCTAAGAAGATTGACGGCTATATCAAGCTGCAAGTTCCAGCTGGTAAAGCAAATCCATCTCCACCGATTGGTCCTGCACTAGGTCAACGTGGTGTGAACATCATGGCATTCTGTAAAGAATTCAATGCTGCGACACAAAAACTTGAAGCTGGTCTTCCAATTCCAGTAGTGATTACTGTGTACAACGATAAGTCGTTCACATTCATCATGAAAACTCCTCCTGCTGCGATTCTTCTTAAGAAAGCTGCGGGTATCCAAAAGGGTTCTGCTGTACCAAACAAAACTAAAGTTGGTAAGTTGACTCGTGCTCAATTGGAAGAAATTGCGACTACTAAAGAACCAGATTTAACTGGTGCTGATTTAGACGCACGTGTACGTACCATTGCTGGTTCTGCGCGTTCTATGGGCTTGGAAGTGGAGCTTTAA
- the nusG gene encoding transcription termination/antitermination protein NusG — protein sequence MKRWYIIHAYSGYEKQVMRSLNDRIQRSAVADSFGEVLVPTEEVVEMKDGKKRKSERKFFPGYVLVEMEMNDDTWHIVKECPKVLGFIGGTAEKPAPITQKEADAILARVRNTGEAPRPKTMFEPGEELLVTDGPFTDFKGVVEEVQYEKSRLTLTINVFNRPTQVELEFRQVEKSI from the coding sequence ATGAAACGTTGGTACATTATTCATGCCTATTCAGGTTATGAAAAACAAGTGATGCGTTCGCTTAATGATCGAATCCAGCGTAGCGCTGTTGCCGATAGCTTTGGTGAAGTCCTTGTCCCAACTGAAGAAGTTGTGGAAATGAAGGATGGTAAGAAACGTAAGTCAGAGCGTAAATTCTTTCCAGGCTATGTGTTAGTTGAAATGGAAATGAATGACGATACTTGGCACATTGTTAAAGAATGTCCAAAAGTACTCGGCTTTATTGGTGGTACGGCTGAAAAACCTGCGCCAATTACGCAAAAAGAAGCTGATGCGATTCTTGCACGTGTACGCAATACTGGTGAAGCACCACGTCCTAAGACGATGTTTGAACCAGGCGAAGAATTACTTGTTACTGACGGTCCATTCACAGACTTTAAAGGTGTGGTGGAAGAAGTTCAGTACGAAAAATCTCGTCTAACATTGACGATTAATGTATTTAACCGACCAACGCAAGTTGAATTGGAATTTCGCCAAGTCGAAAAATCAATTTAA
- the secE gene encoding preprotein translocase subunit SecE, producing the protein MSNDKSRDALSEAPIPQRNNSAEVVKTGSPVDVVLWIIALALFAGALLVNQQLPAYWAPANNVWVRVGVILACIVVALGLLYATHQGKGFVRLLKDSRIELRRVVWPTKQETVTASWQVVLVVVVTSVSLWCFDYIIGWLMKFIIG; encoded by the coding sequence ATGTCGAATGATAAATCGCGTGACGCATTAAGCGAAGCGCCAATTCCCCAAAGAAACAATTCCGCTGAGGTCGTTAAAACTGGTTCGCCAGTGGACGTGGTTTTATGGATTATTGCATTAGCATTATTTGCTGGTGCACTCTTGGTAAATCAACAACTTCCAGCTTATTGGGCGCCGGCGAATAATGTCTGGGTGCGCGTTGGGGTAATTTTGGCTTGTATCGTTGTGGCTTTAGGTTTATTATACGCCACCCATCAAGGCAAAGGCTTTGTTCGATTGCTGAAAGATTCACGCATTGAACTGCGTCGAGTTGTTTGGCCTACAAAGCAAGAAACAGTAACCGCCTCTTGGCAAGTTGTACTTGTCGTTGTTGTCACATCAGTCAGTTTATGGTGTTTCGACTATATAATTGGTTGGTTGATGAAGTTTATTATCGGGTAA
- the tuf gene encoding elongation factor Tu — MAKAKFERNKPHVNVGTIGHVDHGKTTLTAAIATICAKTYGGEAKDYAAIDSAPEEKARGITINTSHVEYDSPTRHYAHVDCPGHADYVKNMITGAAQMDGAILVCAATDGPMPQTREHILLSRQVGVPYILVFLNKCDLVDDEELLELVEMEVRELLSTYDFPGDDTPIIRGSALQALNGNDGQYGESAVIELVAALDSYIPEPERAIDKAFLMPIEDVFSISGRGTVVTGRVESGIVKVGEEVEIVGIKDTVKTTVTGVEMFRKLLDEGRAGENCGVLLRGTKREDVQRGQVLTKPGAIKPHTKFDAEVYVLSKEEGGRHTPFLNGYRPQFYFRTTDVTGAIQLQEGVEMVMPGDNVEMSVELIHPIAMDPGLRFAIREGGRTVGAGVVAKVTA, encoded by the coding sequence ATGGCTAAGGCTAAGTTCGAACGTAATAAACCACACGTTAACGTGGGCACAATTGGTCACGTCGACCATGGTAAAACTACTTTAACTGCTGCAATTGCAACGATTTGTGCAAAAACTTACGGCGGTGAAGCGAAAGATTACGCAGCAATTGACTCTGCACCAGAAGAAAAAGCACGTGGTATTACCATTAATACTTCACACGTAGAATACGATTCTCCAACTCGTCACTACGCGCACGTAGACTGCCCAGGTCACGCCGATTATGTTAAAAACATGATTACTGGTGCTGCGCAAATGGACGGTGCGATCCTTGTATGTGCTGCGACTGATGGTCCAATGCCACAAACACGTGAACACATCCTTCTTTCTCGCCAAGTAGGTGTACCATACATCCTTGTATTCCTTAACAAGTGTGACCTTGTTGATGATGAAGAGCTTCTTGAATTGGTAGAAATGGAAGTTCGTGAACTTCTTTCTACTTATGACTTCCCAGGTGATGATACTCCAATCATCCGTGGTTCAGCGCTTCAAGCGTTAAATGGTAACGACGGTCAATATGGCGAATCAGCTGTAATTGAATTGGTTGCTGCTCTTGACTCTTACATCCCAGAACCAGAACGTGCAATCGATAAAGCATTCTTGATGCCAATCGAAGACGTATTCTCTATTTCTGGTCGTGGTACAGTAGTAACTGGCCGTGTTGAATCGGGTATCGTGAAAGTAGGCGAAGAAGTTGAAATCGTTGGTATCAAAGACACAGTTAAAACTACAGTAACTGGCGTTGAAATGTTCCGTAAATTGCTTGACGAAGGTCGTGCAGGCGAGAACTGTGGTGTTCTTCTACGTGGTACTAAACGTGAAGACGTTCAACGTGGTCAAGTATTGACTAAACCAGGTGCGATCAAACCGCATACTAAATTCGACGCAGAAGTATACGTACTTTCTAAAGAAGAAGGTGGTCGTCATACTCCATTCCTTAACGGTTACCGTCCACAGTTCTACTTCCGTACAACTGACGTAACTGGTGCAATCCAATTGCAAGAAGGCGTTGAAATGGTTATGCCAGGTGACAACGTTGAAATGTCAGTAGAATTGATCCACCCAATCGCAATGGACCCAGGTCTACGTTTTGCGATCCGTGAAGGTGGTCGTACAGTTGGTGCTGGTGTTGTTGCTAAAGTAACTGCATAA
- the trpE gene encoding anthranilate synthase component I, giving the protein MTTQSQFQQLQSQGYNLIPVYRQRLADTDTPLSVFARLKAHEQAYLFESVEGGENWARYSIIGLGESTVFSCNAGQLTIQDVHGQVTTQACHDPFQYIRDFQAQFKVPSKQELPDLPSFTGGLVGYLGYDSVRYIEPRLKNVPQADPVGLPDLWLMLSKTVIVFDNLKDTLFIIVHADTQDTDAYAKAQAQLDAIEALLATPVSLQAKKHTAPKFESLTGKDKFLESIETVKEYIRAGDVMQVVPGHRMVSDFDGDPLQVYRALRHLNPSPYLFLVQGKTLGDGTPFHIVGSSPEILSRLENGIATVRPLAGTRPRGKTKEEDLALEKDLLSDEKEIAEHLMLIDLGRNDVGRVSKIGKVQVTDRMVIERYSHVMHIVSNVQGEVLDDVDALDVFKATFPAGTLSGAPKIRAMEIIDEVEPVKRGIFGGAVGYLGWHGEMDMSIAIRTCVIRENKVYVQAGAGLVYDSNPESEWNETQIKARAVIKAVELSSNGLIL; this is encoded by the coding sequence ATGACAACGCAAAGTCAATTTCAACAATTACAATCTCAAGGCTATAATCTGATTCCAGTGTATCGCCAACGTTTGGCAGATACTGATACGCCGCTATCCGTCTTTGCACGCTTAAAAGCACATGAACAAGCCTATTTGTTTGAATCTGTAGAGGGTGGAGAGAATTGGGCACGCTACTCCATTATTGGTTTAGGCGAATCTACAGTATTTTCATGTAATGCAGGGCAACTGACCATTCAAGATGTTCATGGTCAAGTTACGACCCAAGCTTGTCACGATCCATTCCAATACATTCGAGATTTCCAAGCGCAATTTAAAGTGCCATCTAAGCAAGAGCTGCCTGATTTGCCAAGCTTCACTGGTGGGCTGGTGGGTTACTTGGGTTATGACTCAGTTCGATATATCGAACCACGCCTTAAAAATGTTCCGCAAGCCGATCCGGTCGGTTTGCCTGATCTATGGCTCATGCTATCTAAAACCGTGATCGTGTTCGACAACTTAAAAGACACGTTATTCATTATTGTGCATGCCGATACGCAAGACACAGATGCCTATGCCAAAGCACAGGCACAGTTAGATGCCATCGAAGCCTTATTGGCAACTCCTGTCAGCTTGCAAGCCAAGAAACATACTGCACCGAAGTTTGAATCTTTAACCGGTAAAGACAAATTCCTTGAATCGATTGAAACGGTCAAAGAATACATCCGCGCAGGGGATGTCATGCAGGTGGTTCCCGGTCATCGTATGGTCTCTGACTTTGATGGGGATCCTTTACAGGTTTACCGTGCTTTACGTCATCTCAATCCATCACCGTATCTATTCTTGGTACAGGGTAAGACTCTAGGAGATGGTACGCCGTTCCATATCGTCGGTTCTTCACCGGAAATTCTATCTCGTTTAGAAAATGGCATTGCCACGGTACGTCCACTTGCAGGGACACGACCACGTGGTAAAACCAAAGAAGAAGACTTAGCGCTTGAAAAAGATTTGCTTTCTGATGAAAAAGAGATTGCGGAGCATCTGATGCTGATCGATTTGGGCCGAAACGATGTCGGTCGTGTCTCAAAAATTGGCAAAGTACAAGTGACTGATCGAATGGTGATCGAACGTTATTCGCATGTGATGCATATTGTCTCGAATGTGCAGGGTGAAGTTTTAGATGATGTGGATGCTTTGGATGTTTTTAAAGCAACATTCCCTGCTGGAACACTTTCTGGTGCACCAAAAATTCGTGCCATGGAAATTATTGACGAAGTTGAGCCGGTAAAACGTGGCATTTTTGGTGGCGCTGTGGGTTATTTAGGCTGGCATGGTGAAATGGACATGTCGATTGCGATTCGAACCTGTGTGATTCGTGAAAATAAGGTCTATGTTCAGGCGGGTGCAGGCTTGGTTTATGACTCAAATCCTGAATCTGAATGGAATGAAACCCAAATAAAAGCTCGCGCAGTGATCAAAGCGGTTGAATTATCATCAAATGGATTGATTTTATGA
- the gph gene encoding phosphoglycolate phosphatase (PGP is an essential enzyme in the glycolate salvage pathway in higher organisms (photorespiration in plants). Phosphoglycolate results from the oxidase activity of RubisCO in the Calvin cycle when concentrations of carbon dioxide are low relative to oxygen. This enzyme is a member of the Haloacid Dehalogenase (HAD) superfamily of aspartate-nucleophile hydrolase enzymes (PF00702).), with protein sequence MNVAKLAQRNLILFDLDGTLVDSASDLYRAMNMSLNVLELPLVSEQQVRVWIGKGTSLFCQSVLKHLTGQVDPKQHQLLLNTFLEIYNADPCVDTQPFAGVLPFLDWAKAQAKTLICVTNKPELPARKILDILNMSHYFADVVGGDRFEVRKPDPKPLLHCVEAFDSSLSQTLMVGDSSNDVEAARRAGIDCIVVSYGYNHGEDIQLCQPQQVVDDLCELLN encoded by the coding sequence ATGAATGTTGCAAAGTTAGCACAACGCAATCTGATCTTATTTGACTTAGATGGCACTTTGGTCGACTCCGCTTCTGATTTGTATCGTGCGATGAATATGAGTTTGAACGTGCTTGAGTTGCCCTTAGTGAGCGAGCAACAAGTGCGGGTTTGGATTGGTAAGGGAACCTCATTGTTCTGTCAAAGCGTTCTAAAACATCTCACAGGACAGGTTGATCCCAAGCAACATCAATTGCTGCTTAATACTTTTCTTGAAATCTATAATGCCGACCCTTGTGTTGATACGCAGCCTTTTGCTGGCGTTTTACCATTTTTAGATTGGGCAAAGGCACAAGCTAAAACATTAATCTGCGTCACCAATAAGCCTGAACTGCCTGCACGTAAAATTTTAGATATCCTCAACATGAGTCATTATTTTGCCGATGTGGTGGGTGGAGATCGCTTTGAAGTGCGTAAGCCTGACCCAAAACCATTGTTGCACTGCGTAGAGGCATTTGATTCAAGCCTTTCACAGACGCTCATGGTGGGTGATTCAAGTAACGATGTCGAAGCTGCACGCCGTGCCGGTATCGATTGTATTGTGGTTAGCTATGGCTATAATCATGGCGAAGACATTCAGTTGTGTCAGCCGCAGCAAGTGGTTGATGATTTATGTGAATTGCTGAATTAA
- a CDS encoding FHA domain-containing protein, protein MTWKLEAITGEFTGKEVSVERDMLIGRHQDADLLLQSADVSRRHAAFLVKEDALYVQDLKSSNGTFVNDARIEHETLLKDGDIVQFASHKFSVLAPAVDVTAEPAAPMVVEQEAPVVASTTPAIEDSIQQPSEAIAASETAQAAPVDKTPAQQMNDQGMPDLKQRDASVQLSREGMPQNVGIPKPAPIPEGTDLSSVKPEPAPIPVEKPVSIVEQKVEEQKNATVGLMSLIALIIIAIIAWLIFK, encoded by the coding sequence ATGACTTGGAAATTAGAAGCCATTACCGGTGAGTTTACGGGCAAAGAAGTGAGTGTTGAGCGTGACATGTTGATTGGGCGTCATCAAGATGCCGATCTGTTGTTGCAATCAGCCGATGTATCACGTCGTCATGCAGCATTCTTGGTCAAAGAAGATGCTTTATATGTGCAAGATTTGAAATCTTCCAATGGCACATTCGTCAATGACGCACGGATTGAGCATGAAACTTTGCTTAAAGATGGCGATATTGTCCAATTTGCCAGTCATAAATTTTCAGTTTTAGCCCCTGCAGTTGACGTGACAGCAGAGCCTGCAGCACCAATGGTTGTTGAGCAAGAAGCGCCAGTTGTTGCGTCTACTACGCCTGCTATTGAAGACAGCATTCAACAACCTTCTGAAGCGATTGCGGCATCTGAAACAGCACAAGCTGCGCCTGTAGATAAAACTCCGGCACAGCAAATGAATGATCAAGGTATGCCAGATTTAAAACAGCGTGATGCCAGCGTGCAACTCAGTCGTGAAGGAATGCCACAAAATGTTGGAATTCCTAAACCTGCACCAATTCCAGAAGGTACAGATTTAAGTTCAGTCAAACCTGAACCTGCGCCGATTCCAGTGGAAAAACCGGTGTCGATTGTTGAGCAAAAAGTCGAAGAGCAAAAAAATGCCACAGTTGGTTTAATGTCACTGATTGCATTGATCATTATTGCGATTATCGCTTGGCTGATTTTTAAATAA
- the gspD gene encoding type II secretion system secretin GspD — translation MDFLNHHRSVWAWVAAAPVLAVMSTSVQAQTWKINLRDADLTAFINEVADITGKNFAVDPRVRGNVTVISNKALNKAEVYDLFLGVLNVNGVVAIPSGNTIRLVPDSNVKNSGVPYDPSRNARGDQVVTRVIWLENTNPNDLIPALRPLMPQFAHLAAIQGTNALIVSDRASNIYQLETLIRNLDGTGQNDIEAVSLQSSQAEEIIALLESMSSTGASKDVSGSRVRIIADARTNRILIKGDPGTRKRIRQMVEMLDVPSADRLGGLKVFKLKYASAKSLSEILQGLVTGQAVNSSSDTSSSNSSSSSNLNNTLNNNSSNSNSNSSSISTPSINLAGSSNNNKNDVTSFNAKGVSIIADNSQNALVVKAEPQLMREIESAIQQLDMRREQVLIEAAIIEVAGDDADQLGVQWALGDISSGIGLVNFSNVGAGIADLAAGYLSGGKVGLGAALAGSKNGVGTSVVLGDYKEGANGSRKLYGALIQALKSNTKSNLLSTPSIVTLDNEEAYIVVGQNVPFVTGSVATTGGNINPYTSVERKDVGVTLKVIPHVGEGGTVRLEVEQEVSAVQDKGQASDLVTSKRAIKTSVLAEHGQTVVLGGLISDNSIHSKQSVPGLGSIPGIGRLFRADNKSGEKRNLLVFIHPTIIGDSADVRRIAQQRYDRLYSLQLAMDKDGSFAKLPDQVEDVFQQRLPVSNTAKPAEPTLYQQVPSGGTIQSSNVVTTPVAIEPVILPKTVVVPNPVVEKTKNTVTTTTVRPTP, via the coding sequence ATGGATTTTTTGAATCATCACCGTTCAGTTTGGGCTTGGGTTGCAGCAGCACCGGTATTGGCGGTCATGAGCACATCGGTTCAAGCGCAAACTTGGAAAATTAATTTACGTGATGCCGATCTGACTGCGTTTATTAACGAAGTGGCGGATATTACTGGCAAAAATTTTGCGGTTGATCCACGGGTACGTGGCAATGTTACCGTCATTTCGAATAAAGCCTTAAACAAAGCTGAAGTCTATGACCTGTTTTTAGGCGTGTTAAATGTCAATGGCGTGGTGGCGATTCCATCAGGCAATACCATTCGCTTGGTGCCAGACAGCAATGTTAAAAATTCAGGTGTGCCTTATGATCCAAGTCGCAATGCGCGAGGTGATCAAGTCGTTACACGGGTGATTTGGTTGGAAAATACCAATCCCAATGATTTAATTCCGGCTTTACGTCCTCTCATGCCGCAATTTGCACATTTAGCGGCAATCCAAGGCACCAATGCACTGATCGTATCAGATCGTGCCAGCAATATTTATCAACTTGAAACCTTGATTCGTAACTTAGATGGCACCGGGCAAAATGACATTGAAGCGGTGAGCTTACAATCGAGTCAGGCGGAAGAGATAATTGCCTTATTGGAATCGATGTCTTCGACAGGTGCCTCTAAAGATGTGTCGGGTTCACGAGTTCGCATTATTGCCGATGCACGAACCAATCGTATTTTGATTAAAGGCGACCCCGGTACCCGTAAGCGTATTCGCCAAATGGTGGAGATGCTCGATGTACCATCAGCAGATCGTTTGGGTGGGTTAAAAGTCTTTAAGCTGAAATATGCTAGTGCCAAAAGTTTGTCGGAAATTTTACAAGGTTTGGTCACGGGTCAAGCGGTTAATTCGAGTTCCGATACCAGTTCATCAAACTCAAGTTCAAGCAGCAATTTGAACAACACATTGAATAATAATTCATCCAATAGCAATTCAAACAGTTCTTCGATTTCCACACCTTCGATCAACTTAGCTGGCTCATCCAATAACAATAAAAATGACGTCACCAGTTTTAATGCCAAAGGTGTCAGTATTATTGCAGATAATTCGCAAAATGCTTTGGTGGTGAAAGCAGAGCCTCAACTGATGCGCGAGATTGAATCGGCGATTCAACAGCTCGATATGCGCCGTGAACAGGTGCTGATTGAAGCGGCCATTATTGAAGTCGCAGGTGATGATGCCGATCAACTCGGCGTGCAGTGGGCCTTAGGGGATATTTCCAGTGGGATTGGCTTAGTGAATTTCTCCAATGTGGGTGCGGGGATTGCTGACTTAGCCGCAGGCTATCTAAGCGGTGGTAAGGTTGGTTTAGGCGCGGCTTTGGCAGGCAGTAAAAACGGGGTAGGCACTTCTGTGGTCTTGGGTGATTATAAAGAAGGTGCCAATGGTTCCCGTAAGCTCTATGGCGCTTTAATCCAAGCCTTGAAATCCAACACCAAATCAAATCTGCTTTCTACGCCGTCTATTGTGACCTTGGACAATGAAGAAGCCTATATTGTGGTCGGTCAAAACGTGCCTTTTGTGACGGGTTCGGTTGCGACCACTGGCGGTAATATCAATCCTTATACCTCAGTGGAACGTAAAGACGTCGGTGTAACGCTAAAGGTCATTCCACACGTTGGTGAGGGAGGGACGGTTCGCTTAGAAGTGGAACAAGAAGTGTCTGCGGTACAAGATAAAGGTCAGGCGTCCGATTTGGTGACCAGTAAACGTGCCATCAAAACTTCGGTGTTGGCGGAGCATGGTCAAACCGTAGTATTGGGTGGCTTGATTTCAGACAACAGTATCCACTCTAAACAGTCTGTACCGGGTCTTGGTTCGATTCCCGGTATTGGGCGCTTGTTTAGAGCGGACAATAAATCAGGTGAAAAACGCAATTTATTGGTATTTATCCATCCGACCATTATTGGTGATAGCGCGGACGTTCGCCGTATTGCTCAACAGCGTTATGATCGTTTGTACAGCCTACAGTTGGCGATGGATAAAGATGGTTCTTTTGCCAAATTGCCTGATCAGGTGGAAGATGTATTCCAACAACGTTTGCCTGTGTCTAACACTGCCAAGCCTGCTGAACCGACGTTGTATCAACAAGTGCCATCAGGTGGCACGATTCAGTCGTCAAATGTCGTCACCACGCCTGTTGCGATTGAGCCGGTGATTTTGCCGAAAACGGTGGTGGTGCCGAATCCTGTGGTGGAAAAAACCAAAAATACCGTGACCACCACAACCGTACGACCGACGCCTTAA
- a CDS encoding type II secretion system protein N, whose product MQGLQRVKDQVQSLAQGKADRIAPIVLAVLILMLCWTLAALFWWIMAPPQAIQPEQVSLGSQQPSVPNISNFALFQEVGSTAQAAESNVVLQLQGVVVASPSYNSSAVIKVNDVADRYLVGETLDNTGYQLAEVYWDKVILRQNNGEQKVLEFSGLENLYQPLGPDAAQNSNASTSNSAGSNGTSNAQANTANTNSTTGMNPTQRALGQAIDQIQENREQYLKNMGVNASGGQGYEITDQTPAALKNKLGLKSGDRILSLNGQTVGQGQTEAQLLEQAKREGKVRIEVKRGDQVMTFQQDL is encoded by the coding sequence ATGCAAGGCTTACAGCGTGTAAAAGATCAAGTACAAAGCTTGGCTCAGGGTAAAGCAGATCGTATTGCCCCGATTGTTTTAGCGGTTCTGATTTTGATGTTGTGTTGGACCTTGGCAGCGCTGTTTTGGTGGATCATGGCACCACCACAAGCGATTCAGCCCGAACAGGTCAGTTTAGGCTCACAGCAGCCCTCAGTCCCGAATATTTCCAATTTTGCCTTGTTTCAAGAAGTGGGGTCTACCGCACAGGCGGCTGAATCAAATGTAGTGCTACAACTGCAAGGGGTGGTGGTTGCTTCCCCAAGTTATAATTCTTCTGCGGTGATTAAAGTCAATGATGTTGCTGATCGATATTTGGTCGGTGAAACACTGGACAATACCGGCTATCAATTGGCGGAAGTGTATTGGGATAAAGTGATTCTGCGTCAAAACAATGGTGAGCAGAAAGTGCTTGAATTTTCAGGGCTAGAAAACCTGTATCAGCCATTAGGACCCGATGCAGCGCAAAATAGCAATGCTTCTACATCAAATAGTGCTGGATCAAATGGTACTAGCAATGCACAAGCTAATACGGCGAACACTAATTCCACGACAGGGATGAATCCAACCCAACGTGCATTGGGACAAGCCATCGATCAAATTCAAGAGAATCGAGAGCAATATTTAAAAAATATGGGGGTGAATGCCTCAGGGGGGCAAGGGTATGAAATTACGGATCAAACCCCTGCAGCACTCAAAAATAAACTGGGCTTAAAGTCTGGAGATCGCATTCTTTCTTTAAATGGGCAAACTGTGGGTCAAGGACAAACCGAGGCACAACTGTTAGAACAAGCTAAGCGAGAAGGCAAAGTCAGAATTGAGGTCAAACGAGGTGATCAAGTGATGACCTTCCAACAAGATTTGTAA
- the gspN gene encoding type II secretion system protein N gives MDIKSKQTAWWGFAGVAFVIFVLLQVPASWLMSKFYKNNQMFKNVSGNVWKGQADWQKGHLSGSVVWKTRPLDLILMRLGADIELHSGQTQMQGIVGYGLGKTITIKNMSGQVAADTLKNVVNWQWPSNNVQLSDLEFKFQPEQGFSKADGKMQWGGGALIYTFAQRQDRMDIPSLLGQIKDENGKLNLDIQDQRNQKIANLNLDPSLMLDVQLTQRLLQNTASYTGKAGLDTYVISSRQPLFSGAF, from the coding sequence ATGGATATAAAATCAAAGCAAACGGCTTGGTGGGGATTTGCCGGGGTTGCTTTTGTTATTTTTGTATTGTTGCAGGTGCCTGCATCTTGGTTAATGTCTAAATTTTATAAGAATAATCAGATGTTCAAAAATGTCAGTGGCAATGTTTGGAAAGGACAGGCGGATTGGCAAAAAGGCCATTTAAGCGGTTCGGTGGTATGGAAGACCCGCCCCTTAGACCTGATTTTAATGCGTTTAGGGGCTGATATTGAGCTGCATAGTGGTCAGACCCAAATGCAAGGCATTGTCGGTTATGGCTTGGGTAAAACCATCACCATCAAAAATATGAGCGGGCAAGTGGCTGCCGATACTTTAAAAAATGTGGTGAATTGGCAATGGCCAAGCAATAACGTGCAACTCTCCGATCTGGAATTTAAATTCCAACCTGAACAAGGCTTCTCCAAAGCAGACGGTAAAATGCAGTGGGGTGGTGGGGCTTTAATTTATACATTTGCACAGCGCCAAGACCGTATGGACATTCCGTCCTTACTGGGTCAAATCAAAGATGAAAATGGCAAACTCAACCTCGATATCCAAGATCAGCGCAATCAAAAAATTGCCAATTTGAATCTTGATCCGAGCCTGATGCTCGATGTGCAGCTGACACAGCGTTTATTGCAAAACACCGCTTCGTATACCGGTAAGGCAGGGCTTGATACTTATGTGATCAGCTCTAGACAACCGCTGTTTAGTGGGGCGTTCTGA